Proteins encoded together in one Benincasa hispida cultivar B227 chromosome 1, ASM972705v1, whole genome shotgun sequence window:
- the LOC120092938 gene encoding zinc-finger homeodomain protein 10-like — MDLKNQQQTTSSPDHHLPFQYSLRPTTDHPPLNPDPAAPSPSSPVWYRQCLKNHAVKTGGHVLDGCGEFMPSGEEGTPDSFKCAACECHRSFHRRVLEEEDITNGRLNLLTYGPPPYNFHFNGNNNNQCTPWSRVAPAMMTFGGSAEAPAESSSDGAEASGKRKKRFRTKFSGEQKAKMMELANKLGWKIQKDDEQQVHQFCNEIGIKKLNFKVWMHNNKQPTNNNSSG, encoded by the exons ATggatttaaaaaaccaacaaCAAACCACATCCTCACCTGATCATCACCTTCCTTTTCAATATTCCCTTAGACCCACAACAGATCATCCTCCTCTCAACCCAGATCCCGCCGCTCCTTCCCCGTCGTCTCCGGTTTGGTACCGTCAATGCTTGAAGAACCACGCTGTGAAGACTGGTGGCCACGTGCTCGACGGCTGTGGTGAGTTTATGCCGAGTGGGGAAGAGGGTACTCCTGATAGCTTCAAGTGCGCCGCCTGCGAATGCCACCGGAGTTTCCACCGGAGAGTATTGGAAGAGGAGGATATAACCAACGGCCGCCTTAACCTCCTAACTTACG GGCCACCACCATACAATTTCCATTTCAATGGCAACAATAATAACCAGTGCACTCCTTGGAGTCGTGTTGCTCCGGCGATGATGACGTTCGGCGGTTCAGCGGAAGCCCCAGCAGAGTCGTCGAGCGACGGTGCAGAAGCATCGGGAAAGCGGAAGAAGCGGTTTAGGACAAAGTTCAGCGGAGAACAGAAGGCTAAGATGATGGAGTTAGCCAACAAGCTGGGATGGAAGATTCAGAAGGATGATGAGCAACAAGTGCATCAATTCTGCAACGAAATTGggataaaaaaactaaattttaaggTCTGGATGCACAACAACAAACAACCCACCAATAACAATTCATCAGGATAa
- the LOC120092128 gene encoding late embryogenesis abundant protein D-29 isoform X1 codes for MGRTSMLSVVAVVWLLLVADKCRGMGEEALQDVKDNVSEITKDTSLDEKAEAVKSGASDVFHDAKENAESWSNWAYGKISKGLGFNGEELKETAHYVVDKAGDAATKTTEKVSTAASELSDASNYASEKAGEAVKAASDAAGNLKSKSGDVIGTATEKASDIKTKAKETLVDGKDKAAEVYEAAKNEVGQKFKAAKENVNCVAAKEMASKSAGEIGYRIREKTAEL; via the exons atgGGGAGGACAAGCATGTTGTCTGTGGTGGCGGTTGTATGGCTGTTGTTGGTGGCGGATAAATGCAGGGGAATGGGTGAAGAAGCCTTGCAAGATGTGAAGGATAATGTTAGTGAAATTACTAAAGATACAAGTCTTGATGAGAAAGCCGAAGCAGTAAAATCTGGGGCTTCCGACGTTTTCCACGATGCTAAGGAAAATGCTGAGTCGTGGTCCAACTGGGCTTACGGCAAGATTTCCAA GGGATTAGGATTTAACGGAGAAGAATTGAAAGAGACGGCCCACTACGTGGTGGATAAAGCAGGGGATGCAGCCACAAAAACCACAGAAAAAGTTAGCACAGCAGCTTCAg AATTATCAGATGCATCGAATTACGCATCTGAGAAAGCGGGGGAAGCGGTGAAGGCTGCTTCGGATGCGGCGGGCAACCTGAAGAGCAAGTCAGGGGATGTGATCGGGACAGCGACGGAGAAGGCGAGCGATATTAAAACGAAGGCGAAAGAGACGTTGGTGGATGGGAAAGACAAGGCGGCGGAGGTGTATGAGGCGGCGAAAAACGAGGTGGGACAGAAATTTAAGGCGGCGAAAGAGAATGTGAACTGCGTAGCTGCTAAAGAGATGGCGTCAAAGAGCGCCGGGGAAATTGGGTATAGAATTAGGGAGAAGACTGCCGAGCTGTGA
- the LOC120092128 gene encoding late embryogenesis abundant protein D-29 isoform X2: MGRTSMLSVVAVVWLLLVADKCRGMGEEALQDVKDNVSEITKDTSLDEKAEAVKSGASDVFHDAKENAESWSNWAYGKISKGLGFNGEELKETAHYVVDKAGDAATKTTEKVSTAASDASNYASEKAGEAVKAASDAAGNLKSKSGDVIGTATEKASDIKTKAKETLVDGKDKAAEVYEAAKNEVGQKFKAAKENVNCVAAKEMASKSAGEIGYRIREKTAEL; this comes from the exons atgGGGAGGACAAGCATGTTGTCTGTGGTGGCGGTTGTATGGCTGTTGTTGGTGGCGGATAAATGCAGGGGAATGGGTGAAGAAGCCTTGCAAGATGTGAAGGATAATGTTAGTGAAATTACTAAAGATACAAGTCTTGATGAGAAAGCCGAAGCAGTAAAATCTGGGGCTTCCGACGTTTTCCACGATGCTAAGGAAAATGCTGAGTCGTGGTCCAACTGGGCTTACGGCAAGATTTCCAA GGGATTAGGATTTAACGGAGAAGAATTGAAAGAGACGGCCCACTACGTGGTGGATAAAGCAGGGGATGCAGCCACAAAAACCACAGAAAAAGTTAGCACAGCAGCTTCAg ATGCATCGAATTACGCATCTGAGAAAGCGGGGGAAGCGGTGAAGGCTGCTTCGGATGCGGCGGGCAACCTGAAGAGCAAGTCAGGGGATGTGATCGGGACAGCGACGGAGAAGGCGAGCGATATTAAAACGAAGGCGAAAGAGACGTTGGTGGATGGGAAAGACAAGGCGGCGGAGGTGTATGAGGCGGCGAAAAACGAGGTGGGACAGAAATTTAAGGCGGCGAAAGAGAATGTGAACTGCGTAGCTGCTAAAGAGATGGCGTCAAAGAGCGCCGGGGAAATTGGGTATAGAATTAGGGAGAAGACTGCCGAGCTGTGA